ACAAGTACCATTTGTACTATCCTTTTCTTTCAGAATATCGTAAGGCctcttcaaagaaaattttgttaaataatgAAACCTaacagaaatagaaaaatatgtttttccccACGCTATTTTTCTCTAATTAAGTACACTGATCAGTCTAATAGAATTATTGCCGCCATTTTAATTTTTGCAAAAACTGTAAAAGCGTATAACAAGAGTAGACCTATAATCATTTTTGTAGTTTCTTCATTGGAAATTAgtacaattattttaaaatatttggttGTGTTTCTATATACAACATATTGGCACAATGCTTCAAATAAATTCTggcttaaagggacaattcagtctaagagaacattgaaatttgtacatatatcggaaaaaaacccagttctaacaGAAATTAGATCAgccggttttactgtgatatgtcagaaaagcccatggtggtgaaatggtATGCCGAACCCTATCCCTTGCTCGTAAATTAATGCAAcgtttgtctagaactgctcaaatcgctctgacagcagtgtgtttaccttattaggtgaattgtcttgccaaaaaataatttattacctTCTCAGTGGtaatgtagttcatttgtttaacgtgcgtgactttggctagggtatgggtacagcatacatattgtacctgcttaatcgtattaatcaacgatttgtaattacaacggtatcaattaaaatactaatcaatgacgtggaatttgtcaatattttatgttagatgtttcataagaaatgtagaaaaatatatttatgccatattttgctttttagttatgtaaaagaattagcttgagtgaattgtccctttaaggatTAGCGCGGAAAACTGAAATTAGATCACTGAAATATCACATACGTCATTAAAGGGTCTACGAGGGAACCGAATTACCGCAGCTACAGTAGTAAAAACATTTATgcaataataacagtaaaataatatcACATCCAGTATAACTAAATATAATAAGCTTAACTAAACCTCttttatacaataaaatcacGTTATATATCCAAATATATTACttgttttaacttttttttttcgtttttcttGCTGCGTAACAATTTGGGTATACGTCATGTGATAAATCTGAAGTTTTCACACATGCTATCAATCGTTCTGCATACACACTGTCATAACAAAAACAAGGCATCAGAATTGAGTTTTTATGCTTTTTTCAAAACAAGGAAGAAAAACTGTCAAATCTACAAGGaacaaatatgatattaagatataggtatatttgttttgatttggGGACAATGACACCAATAATAGCCATGACTTTTACTAAAGTACAAAGCTGAGCTGGAACATTGTCTGTCATCAATGCATACTGCATAGGTATTTGCAATGTGCACGTTAAAAGGATATGGAAAATATTAGGAAACTTATTAAAGACTGCAGACGCACTGACAACTAACATACGCTTTATCCCACTTTATTGAATTTTTCTgcatttgttgatatttttctatcattttctAGAATACCGACTAAAAATAAATGccaaatatttattatttacctTTGTTGTGTTTGGAGATGATGACTATGGCAACCACCAACAATAGACTGACCACCACTGCTACTAGGATTATCCAGACCAGGAAAGGAATGGAAGCGGCACCACCACCTTCCTGTGGGAGTGAGCCTTAACGGAAACACACTAAGTATCATTGTTGATATCAGATAGGAAGCATGATATTTTGAGAAGCTTGTGACAATTAGAAGTGTTATGGTATAAGTACATAGTTTTGCTCTTACCGTAGTTCGCAATCTTTATTGAGAACTTGTGAAGGAAGGTTCCCTGTGAGTTCGACACAGTCAGTGTGTAGATCCCTACGTCTGAGTACGTGATGTTACTGATGGCATAGCTGTATATAGTCCTGTAAGAACCACGCTGCTGTTCCTCCTGGATCGAAATGTTTTTCTGATCTTCCGTTCCCTCATAAAGTAGAAAGGCGTGCGGGGTAGGACAGGCGTCGATGGAAAAACTGTCCCTAATGACGTCACCAATATTAACAACATAACTGGTATTCAGTGGGTCGTCCTGGAGAACTTCTGGCGGAACTATTAATTCAGAATATTAATCTAGGTATGAAGATATTACAAAGTACAGAAGGTTATTAGCTCAATATATTAACGTATATACATATCATTGATTTCCAACTTGTTTTCTATCTAAAGGAAGAGTCCAAAATGTAAGTTTTCTGCGGTCAATATGAACTGGCTATCAGTTTCTCGACAGCACTCTGTCTTAGTTACCAAAAATGATCTAAatctacaaataaataaaatatataatttaccaTAAAGTGCTCTGTTAAACAAAGATGGACGGAAGTACGTAAAGTCACTTACAGAGTGAAACAACAGAGACATTCAAAGTCTGAGTCCCCTGACTGTTTGCAGCTTTACATGTGTAGTTTCCGTCTTTTGACCTTTCCATTTTACCCAATGATAAAGTTCTTCCATTGATGACGTGGCCAGTTCTATCATGGTGCCACGATATTTCACAGGCAGGATTACATGTAGCCTCGCACCGGATATCCGGTATGGCGGTGCCCTCTTTAATGGAGTAGCGGATATCGTCAGGAATGACCCGTAAGTCAGCTCCAGCATCTGTTAAAATATCTCGCtaatttattgaatatattaaatTGTAATACTGTAAACTATTCTATTATTGCATAATTCTTCTAAACAAAGAAAAAGATATGTCATGCTGTCTGCTTTCTCTGACATAATGGTAGCACAATGTAGTCATCTCCCTATCATTTACTAGATCAGATTTAGTCTCCTCCCATTAATAGCCCACAAATTAATACTTCAGATTTAGTCACATCCCAACATTACTAATTCAGATTTTGTCGCCTCCCAACATTACTACCTAAGCTTCACCTCCCAacattggccctgcaggtatggcgttagaattgtacctgctgcccctattgcatgatcgtaaaaggcgactaaatttaggatcttatcttttcttttcttcctaactgactttatctttcctaatgccttccttggcaccgcctcacttttggccttgagttgagcgttcgcccctgtgaggaaggttgtgggttctgtcccctggccgagacacaccaaagtctataaaagtggtagtttctgctcctgcttagcgctcagcacctggggagcgggacgactggttcgcccgttgtcagtataatgtgaccgggtgtggtgtgttgcttggtgtcttcggcggcatgcttcagtgatatagcactataaaaagggcaatagttccactatacaagaagacacaacatgaatatatcgcagtctcccaaaacacgcacctcgcacaacatacacacaacacaccgcatacatgggaggccgtccttacatgactatagctgttaataggacgttaatcaaacaaacaaacaaacctccCAACATTAACTAcctcaaatttagtcgcctcccAACATTACTAcctcaaatttagtcgcctcccAACATAAGTAcctcaaatttagtcgcctccaCTCCACCTATTATGCCTcaccaaatttagtcgcctcccAACATAAGTAcctcaaatttagtcgcctcccAACATTACCACCTCAGATTTAGTCGCCTCCCAACATTACCACCTCAGATTTAGTCGCCTCCAAACATTATTACCAGATTTAGTCGCCTGCCAACATACTACCTCAGATTTAGTCGCCTGCCAACATACTACCCCAGATTTAGTCGCCTGCCAACATACTACCTCAGATTTAGTCGCCTACAATAATTACTACTTCAGGTTTAGTTGTCCGCCCCCAACATTAATACCTTATCTACCTCAGATTTAGTTGCCTTCCAATATGATTATTTCAgttttagtacatcacatgataattgctaggaatgcgattggatacagccatggtctattttgcgacagttccctgtcTTTTTTTACTAagggagactatacctgactacgggaactcTACTAAAGTATAGTCCCCCGGAAATgagcacgcgaccaaatatatgacgtcataatgaatgacatgtgacgtactaaatctattatggccctttccctcaGGAccagttctcctatagtgttgtctggcgaggtatagtatacctcgccagacaacactacaGGAGAACAGTTCCTTCtagaaagggccataatagagtATTAGTCGCCAATCAAAACTGCTACTCAACATTTAGTCGCAGCTAACTTTGCAACCTCTTAACTTTGAAGCTTCGATCGGTCTGTGAGTGACTGTATAGCAGTATGGCTAGGTATTAATCATAACGGtgtttcaatttcaaacttTATTTGTGCAATTTCATGCAGACCTATCCATATGTAAACCTTAAAATCGTTATAAATTGTGAACGTTCTTACACATTTTAAGTTATCCTTAACTCAGTTAATCAATAGCAGAATGTTACTAGACTTACAACGCTATCTTAGACTTACAATGGATATTGATCCTTAGGGAGGTATTCTTTTTGCCATATTGGTTAGAAGCTGTGCACACAAACTCTCCGTTGTCCTCCCTGCCCGCTTTACTGATAATTAGGTTCCGTCCATATCTGAAGGCTAGATCAGTGTTCGGTCCTGCCCAGGTGATGTTACAGGGAGGGGAGCAATCTGCCTGACATCCTATTGATATCCGTTGACCCTCCTCCGCAGACAAATTCCCAGATGAGGAAATGGATATGGCCCTTGGGCCATCTAAAAAGACGCAACAGACAGATACATTGATTAAATTTAATACACCAGTAAACCAGATGCAGAAAGTGATATGAACAATCTGGAGTATGAACAGCAATCCAGccatcaaaataaacaaaaatacccTAACATAGACATTGCATTaagcaaacaaaaaaataattaaaaattaacattacAAGCAAAAAACTTACATAGAGTCTTTACAGTGATTGTTTTGTTGATATGCATGTTTCCACCGCGAGCCGTACAGATGTATGTTCCGTCTTTGCTTCTATCTAAGCTGCCAAGAGCAAGCACGCCGTTGGAGCTGAAGCGGTGGCCGTCCTTACTCCAGGAAATGTGGCAGGTAGGATTACAGTCAGCACTACATCTGATTGGCTCCATCATGTATCCTTCCAGTTGTCTGTATGATTGCGTAATTGGAGTAAAACTTATCAAAGTGGGTCCGtctttaaataatgaaaagGTCAATAATAATGAGTTCTGTaagatttttttacatttaagtgAATTGTCTGGGGATGCTATCAATGCGTTTCCTGAGGATGCTATCAATGAGTTTTCTGAGGATGTTATCAATGAATTCTATGAGGGTGTTATCACTGTATCTCTGAGTTATCGGGGGTGTTATCATTGAGTTCTCTGAGACTGTTATAAATGAATACTATAAGGGTGTTATCGTAGTGTTATCTGAGGGTGTTATAAATGGATTCTCTGAGGGTGTTATCGATGAGTCCTCTGAGGGTATTATCAATTAATACTCTGAAAGTTTCATCAATGAGTTTTCGATATTCTGAGCATCAAAACAGTTTTTTTCTggaaaatcaaattaataatattagcATGGAACTTTGTTTAACCTGTGTAAACTTACATTCCACATTGACATTCAGAGCGATGGACAAGTTACCGTGGTCATTTTTTGCCATACAAACATATACACCAGCGTGAGATTTGGTTGCAGTTCCTAAGCTTAAGGTCCCCGAAGGCCTGCTATATTTGCGTACGTCCGGTCCTCTCCAGACGTAAGAACAAGAAGGGGAACATTGTGCCTGGCATGTCACCACAGGGATCTGGCGGCCTTCCCTTACAGTCATATTAGTAGGTGGTGATAGCGCAATATCCTTCGGACCGTCTGGTGCAACCAAAATCAGAATAAATACCAAATGGCAGTTTATTGTTAACATCGTTATCatcttttcaaaattatgtacatatttaagtAGCCCTAGCAGCTTTCTTCCTACATAAGtaaatatgctgtatgtataatACTGAAATATGGTATTATAATATTGGTTAGGCCCGCTGTATGTATACTACTGATTCTATGGTATTATAATCTTGGTTAGACCCGCTGTATGTATACTACTGATTCTATGGTATTATAATCTTGGTTAGGCCCGCTGTATGTATACTACTGATTCTATTGTATTATAATCTTGGTTAGGCCCGCTGTATGTATACTACTGATTCTATGGTATTATAATCTTGGTTAGGCCCGCTGTATGTATACTACTGAATCTATGGTATTATAATCTTGGTTAGGCCCGCTGTATGTATACTACTGATTCTATGGTATTATAATCTTGGTTAGGCCCGCTGTATGTATACTACTGAATCTATGGTATTATAATCTTGGTTAGGCCCGCTGTATGTATACTACTGATTCTATGGTATTATAATTCTTGGTTGGCCCGCTGTATGTATACTACTGAATCTATGGTATTATAATCTTGGTTGGCCCGCTGTATGTATACTACTGAATCTATGGTATTATAATCTTGGTTGGGCCCGCTGTATGTATACTACTGAATCTATGGTATTATAATCTTGGTTGGGCCCGCTGTATGTATACTACTGAATCTATGGTATTATAATCTTGGTTGGGCCCGCTGTATGTATACAACTGAATCTATGGTATTATAATCTTGGTTGGGCCCGCTGTATGTATACTACTGAATCTATGGTATTATAATCTTGGTTGGGCCCGCTGTATGTATACAACTGAATCTATGGTATTATAATCTTGGTTAAGCCCCCTTTATGTATACTACTGATTCTATTGTATCATAATCTTGGTTAGGCCCGCTGTATGATCTTGGTTAGGCTcgctctatgtatatatactactgATTATATGGTATTATAATCTTGGTAAAACCCGCTGTATGTATACTACTGAATCTATGGTATTATAATCTCGGTTAGGCCCGCTGTATGTATACTACTGATTCTATGGTATTATTGTCTTGGTTAGGCTTGCTTTGTGTATACTactgattacatgtatatggtattaTAATCTTGGTTAGGCCCGCTGTATGTATACTACTGAATCTATGTTATTATAATCTTGGTTAGGCCCGCTGTATGTATACTACTGAATCTGTGGTATCATAATGCTGGTTGCAACTCACAATTTACGCTAACGTAGAATGACTTTGATTTTTCTACGTCCATTGACCGAACGGTACATGTGTATTTTCCAGCATCTGCTTGCCTGATCGGCTCTGTGAAGATGTCTGACTTCGACTTTTCACCGTTCGGTAATGTCCATTGTATATCACAATTTTCCCCGCAGTCACGTGATATACAAGTTCTCTGCTCAAGCCGCATCCCCTCAAGTGTTGCAATATCTCTATCGTTGGGGAGGACAGACGCCGTGAATGGCTTATCTATAACATATAATTGTGTTATGAAATAACTATATTTCGTTCATTATTTATGTCTATATTCCAGAACAGTTCACCTCATTATCTTATGAATTTCAGTAGCTATTAATTTAGATTTCGCAActgaaatggtatttttcagTTGCTTATTGAGTTTATATTTCATACAAGAAAATGACTTATACTTGAGTCTGTTACGATTGTTGGTTGGTAGGTTGAGTagattaatgtcctattaacagccagaggtCAGCCGTgtgtgcggtgtgttgtgtgtgttggatgcgtgtgtgttttgggagactggcgtatgtttgtgttgtgtaacagcgttatatcactgaagcatgcctccAGGGTAACATCTGCAGCACACACCATCTCTGTTGGCTTTGACATAAATATTACAGCgacaattcaatgaggctaattctgttacataaccacgaagcaaaatgacataaatgtattgttctacattcatTATGAAACCTATTACAAGAAATAATGACAAATTTcaagacattgttaagtattttgattgataccgttgaaattccactCACTGGAGAACAAATCcaattatatcaaataaaacttcataaaaagaataaattaaatatcaaagagaTATCTATAAGAGAATACTTATGAGAGATgccaatgtatgtatgtaacaacGTAAGTTCCTCCGTTTATTTTTCGGAGCATCCGCCTATATGACGGTACAACGAAGTCAGAAACACTCCAAAActgtcagtgatatagcactataacaaaTTCAAGAGTTTCACTATTACAAAGGATCTCCtcacatactgtagtctccaaatACCACGCATGCATTTAATATACAGAACAAACCGCACACCGGCCGTCCTTAAacggccctggctgttaataggacagaCACATATTCAATCGACCAAACAACTAGCAGGGGACTCGATATATTTTACCAATATGGAATAATTCAATACAAATTGCATCCTTTTAAAAGATAATAAATCTAGGAAGGATTACTCAATCCAAAATCAAAGCCGTATAAACCTACCAATGATACCAGTCAATATTGTTCTTATGTCATGGTCGTGACCTAGGCATACAGActtatgttttgtttctatCGCAGATGTTACACTTCGTTGTTTAAAAATACGAGTTTTATAAaaagaggttacacaacga
This genomic window from Argopecten irradians isolate NY chromosome 11, Ai_NY, whole genome shotgun sequence contains:
- the LOC138334869 gene encoding hemicentin-1-like isoform X4; its protein translation is MCLAIWLSWLSLLGLVSARINVTVQKYTYEVFTGDDLTLQCSIVSDEGLDSVHWKKSWTVIYSSDSRRTDYKYSGSTTAYPSLTIHNVQIYDTNYYYCCGKKERKEICSRWIHLKVKQRPKVTVSRTSYIVKAGQPITLTCEIQPASTLELVYWTKLGHGEIFWSSLGRRLTSLYWYDGSTLQNPSLIIKSTKVDDSGSYTCVGRISDLDFQSSPVRLRVHKPFTASVLPNDRDIATLEGMRLEQRTCISRDCGENCDIQWTLPNGEKSKSDIFTEPIRQADAGKYTCTVRSMDVEKSKSFYVSVNYGPKDIALSPPTNMTVREGRQIPVVTCQAQCSPSCSYVWRGPDVRKYSRPSGTLSLGTATKSHAGVYVCMAKNDHGNLSIALNVNVEYGPTLISFTPITQSYRQLEGYMMEPIRCSADCNPTCHISWSKDGHRFSSNGVLALGSLDRSKDGTYICTARGGNMHINKTITVKTLYGPRAISISSSGNLSAEEGQRISIGCQADCSPPCNITWAGPNTDLAFRYGRNLIISKAGREDNGEFVCTASNQYGKKNTSLRINIHYAGADLRVIPDDIRYSIKEGTAIPDIRCEATCNPACEISWHHDRTGHVINGRTLSLGKMERSKDGNYTCKAANSQGTQTLNVSVVSLFPPEVLQDDPLNTSYVVNIGDVIRDSFSIDACPTPHAFLLYEGTEDQKNISIQEEQQRGSYRTIYSYAISNITYSDVGIYTLTVSNSQGTFLHKFSIKIANYGSLPQEGGGAASIPFLVWIILVAVVVSLLLVVAIVIISKHNKVDDASTRPNDVYATVSKPGTTDELTATGPSDVYSVVVKHRKPERRSQRTEQSPSRTTNKDGLIYLDVEFVSQTDTNGTDQVVIHGAENKCEYGEIDFSRKATVADGDLKE
- the LOC138334869 gene encoding hemicentin-1-like isoform X1, which translates into the protein MCLAIWLSWLSLLGLVSARINVTVQKYTYEVFTGDDLTLQCSIVSDEGLDSVHWKKSWTVIYSSDSRRTDYKYSGSTTAYPSLTIHNVQIYDTNYYYCCGKKERKEICSRWIHLKVKQRPKVTVSRTSYIVKAGQPITLTCEIQPASTLELVYWTKLGHGEIFWSSLGRRLTSLYWYDGSTLQNPSLIIKSTKVDDSGSYTCVGRISDLDFQSSPVRLRVHKPFTASVLPNDRDIATLEGMRLEQRTCISRDCGENCDIQWTLPNGEKSKSDIFTEPIRQADAGKYTCTVRSMDVEKSKSFYVSVNYGPKDIALSPPTNMTVREGRQIPVVTCQAQCSPSCSYVWRGPDVRKYSRPSGTLSLGTATKSHAGVYVCMAKNDHGNLSIALNVNVEYGPTLISFTPITQSYRQLEGYMMEPIRCSADCNPTCHISWSKDGHRFSSNGVLALGSLDRSKDGTYICTARGGNMHINKTITVKTLYGPRAISISSSGNLSAEEGQRISIGCQADCSPPCNITWAGPNTDLAFRYGRNLIISKAGREDNGEFVCTASNQYGKKNTSLRINIHYAGADLRVIPDDIRYSIKEGTAIPDIRCEATCNPACEISWHHDRTGHVINGRTLSLGKMERSKDGNYTCKAANSQGTQTLNVSVVSLFPPEVLQDDPLNTSYVVNIGDVIRDSFSIDACPTPHAFLLYEGTEDQKNISIQEEQQRGSYRTIYSYAISNITYSDVGIYTLTVSNSQGTFLHKFSIKIANYGSLPQEGGGAASIPFLVWIILVAVVVSLLLVVAIVIISKHNKERKHKENGSNNFPFTGVHNNVLYNPAWGAQSLEPPQQGGNHVVIPNTNAVDDASTRPNDVYATVSKPGTTDELTATGPSDVYSVVVKHRKPERRSQRTEQSPSRTTNKDGLIYLDVEFVSQTDTNGTDQVVIHGAENKCEYGEIDFSRKATVADGDLKE
- the LOC138334869 gene encoding immunoglobulin superfamily member 10-like isoform X6; translated protein: MCLAIWLSWLSLLGLVSARINVTVQKYTYEVFTGDDLTLQCSIVSDEGLDSVHWKKSWTVIYSSDSRRTDYKYSGSTTAYPSLTIHNVQIYDTNYYYCCGKKERKEICSRWIHLKVKQRPKDKPFTASVLPNDRDIATLEGMRLEQRTCISRDCGENCDIQWTLPNGEKSKSDIFTEPIRQADAGKYTCTVRSMDVEKSKSFYVSVNYGPKDIALSPPTNMTVREGRQIPVVTCQAQCSPSCSYVWRGPDVRKYSRPSGTLSLGTATKSHAGVYVCMAKNDHGNLSIALNVNVEYGPTLISFTPITQSYRQLEGYMMEPIRCSADCNPTCHISWSKDGHRFSSNGVLALGSLDRSKDGTYICTARGGNMHINKTITVKTLYGPRAISISSSGNLSAEEGQRISIGCQADCSPPCNITWAGPNTDLAFRYGRNLIISKAGREDNGEFVCTASNQYGKKNTSLRINIHYAGADLRVIPDDIRYSIKEGTAIPDIRCEATCNPACEISWHHDRTGHVINGRTLSLGKMERSKDGNYTCKAANSQGTQTLNVSVVSLFPPEVLQDDPLNTSYVVNIGDVIRDSFSIDACPTPHAFLLYEGTEDQKNISIQEEQQRGSYRTIYSYAISNITYSDVGIYTLTVSNSQGTFLHKFSIKIANYGSLPQEGGGAASIPFLVWIILVAVVVSLLLVVAIVIISKHNKERKHKENGSNNFPFTGVHNNVLYNPAWGAQSLEPPQQGGNHVVIPNTNAVDDASTRPNDVYATVSKPGTTDELTATGPSDVYSVVVKHRKPERRSQRTEQSPSRTTNKDGLIYLDVEFVSQTDTNGTDQVVIHGAENKCEYGEIDFSRKATVADGDLKE
- the LOC138334869 gene encoding hemicentin-1-like isoform X5 → MCLAIWLSWLSLLGLVSARINVTVQKYTYEVFTGDDLTLQCSIVSDEGLDSVHWKKSWTVIYSSDSRRTDYKYSGSTTAYPSLTIHNVQIYDTNYYYCCGKKERKEICSRWIHLKVKQRPKVTVSRTSYIVKAGQPITLTCEIQPASTLELVYWTKLGHGEIFWSSLGRRLTSLYWYDGSTLQNPSLIIKSTKVDDSGSYTCVGRISDLDFQSSPVRLRVHKPFTASVLPNDRDIATLEGMRLEQRTCISRDCGENCDIQWTLPNGEKSKSDIFTEPIRQADAGKYTCTVRSMDVEKSKSFYVSVNYGPKDIALSPPTNMTVREGRQIPVVTCQAQCSPSCSYVWRGPDVRKYSRPSGTLSLGTATKSHAGVYVCMAKNDHGNLSIALNVNVEYGPTLISFTPITQSYRQLEGYMMEPIRCSADCNPTCHISWSKDGHRFSSNGVLALGSLDRSKDGTYICTARGGNMHINKTITVKTLYGPRAISISSSGNLSAEEGQRISIGCQADCSPPCNITWAGPNTDLAFRYGRNLIISKAGREDNGEFVCTASNQYGKKNTSLRINIHYAGADLRVIPDDIRYSIKEGTAIPDIRCEATCNPACEISWHHDRTGHVINGRTLSLGKMERSKDGNYTCKAANSQGTQTLNVSVVSLFPPEVLQDDPLNTSYVVNIGDVIRDSFSIDACPTPHAFLLYEGTEDQKNISIQEEQQRGSYRTIYSYAISNITYSDVGIYTLTVSNSQGTFLHKFSIKIANYGSLPQEGGGAASIPFLVWIILVAVVVSLLLVVAIVIISKHNKAQSLEPPQQGGNHVVIPNTNADELTATGPSDVYSVVVKHRKPERRSQRTEQSPSRTTNKDGLIYLDVEFVSQTDTNGTDQVVIHGAENKCEYGEIDFSRKATVADGDLKE
- the LOC138334869 gene encoding hemicentin-1-like isoform X3, which produces MCLAIWLSWLSLLGLVSARINVTVQKYTYEVFTGDDLTLQCSIVSDEGLDSVHWKKSWTVIYSSDSRRTDYKYSGSTTAYPSLTIHNVQIYDTNYYYCCGKKERKEICSRWIHLKVKQRPKVTVSRTSYIVKAGQPITLTCEIQPASTLELVYWTKLGHGEIFWSSLGRRLTSLYWYDGSTLQNPSLIIKSTKVDDSGSYTCVGRISDLDFQSSPVRLRVHKPFTASVLPNDRDIATLEGMRLEQRTCISRDCGENCDIQWTLPNGEKSKSDIFTEPIRQADAGKYTCTVRSMDVEKSKSFYVSVNYGPKDIALSPPTNMTVREGRQIPVVTCQAQCSPSCSYVWRGPDVRKYSRPSGTLSLGTATKSHAGVYVCMAKNDHGNLSIALNVNVEYGPTLISFTPITQSYRQLEGYMMEPIRCSADCNPTCHISWSKDGHRFSSNGVLALGSLDRSKDGTYICTARGGNMHINKTITVKTLYGPRAISISSSGNLSAEEGQRISIGCQADCSPPCNITWAGPNTDLAFRYGRNLIISKAGREDNGEFVCTASNQYGKKNTSLRINIHYAGADLRVIPDDIRYSIKEGTAIPDIRCEATCNPACEISWHHDRTGHVINGRTLSLGKMERSKDGNYTCKAANSQGTQTLNVSVVSLFPPEVLQDDPLNTSYVVNIGDVIRDSFSIDACPTPHAFLLYEGTEDQKNISIQEEQQRGSYRTIYSYAISNITYSDVGIYTLTVSNSQGTFLHKFSIKIANYGSLPQEGGGAASIPFLVWIILVAVVVSLLLVVAIVIISKHNKAQSLEPPQQGGNHVVIPNTNAVDDASTRPNDVYATVSKPGTTDELTATGPSDVYSVVVKHRKPERRSQRTEQSPSRTTNKDGLIYLDVEFVSQTDTNGTDQVVIHGAENKCEYGEIDFSRKATVADGDLKE
- the LOC138334869 gene encoding hemicentin-1-like isoform X2; this encodes MCLAIWLSWLSLLGLVSARINVTVQKYTYEVFTGDDLTLQCSIVSDEGLDSVHWKKSWTVIYSSDSRRTDYKYSGSTTAYPSLTIHNVQIYDTNYYYCCGKKERKEICSRWIHLKVKQRPKVTVSRTSYIVKAGQPITLTCEIQPASTLELVYWTKLGHGEIFWSSLGRRLTSLYWYDGSTLQNPSLIIKSTKVDDSGSYTCVGRISDLDFQSSPVRLRVHKPFTASVLPNDRDIATLEGMRLEQRTCISRDCGENCDIQWTLPNGEKSKSDIFTEPIRQADAGKYTCTVRSMDVEKSKSFYVSVNYGPKDIALSPPTNMTVREGRQIPVVTCQAQCSPSCSYVWRGPDVRKYSRPSGTLSLGTATKSHAGVYVCMAKNDHGNLSIALNVNVEYGPTLISFTPITQSYRQLEGYMMEPIRCSADCNPTCHISWSKDGHRFSSNGVLALGSLDRSKDGTYICTARGGNMHINKTITVKTLYGPRAISISSSGNLSAEEGQRISIGCQADCSPPCNITWAGPNTDLAFRYGRNLIISKAGREDNGEFVCTASNQYGKKNTSLRINIHYAGADLRVIPDDIRYSIKEGTAIPDIRCEATCNPACEISWHHDRTGHVINGRTLSLGKMERSKDGNYTCKAANSQGTQTLNVSVVSLFPPEVLQDDPLNTSYVVNIGDVIRDSFSIDACPTPHAFLLYEGTEDQKNISIQEEQQRGSYRTIYSYAISNITYSDVGIYTLTVSNSQGTFLHKFSIKIANYGSLPQEGGGAASIPFLVWIILVAVVVSLLLVVAIVIISKHNKERKHKENGSNNFPFTGVHNNVLYNPAWGAQSLEPPQQGGNHVVIPNTNADELTATGPSDVYSVVVKHRKPERRSQRTEQSPSRTTNKDGLIYLDVEFVSQTDTNGTDQVVIHGAENKCEYGEIDFSRKATVADGDLKE